From the Mycoplasmatota bacterium genome, one window contains:
- the guaB gene encoding IMP dehydrogenase: MNNLNGKLMIEGYTFDDLLLIPQKSSVVPSEVSLVTQLTNTIKLNIPIVSAAMDTVTEAEMAISLARQGGIGFIHKNMSIEDQAQQVKKVKLSENGMITSPVTLKRNQTLKDADYLLGYYRISGLPVVEDDGTLVGILTNRDLKYRDDLSLSVESTMTKQGLITAPVGTSLEEAKDILLENRIEKLPIVDEQFKLRGLITIKDIDKAKVFPNAAKDSQGRLLCGAAVGVAPNTLERVAALVESDIDIITVDSAHGHSEGVIQTVKAIKEKFPQLQVIGGNIVTKEAASDLIDAGADCVKVGVGPGSICTTRIVAGVGVPQITAVNEVYQVCKERGVTLIADGGIKYSGDICKAIAAGCDVVMIGNLLAGTEESPGEEIIYNGRRYKVYQGMGSLSAMKRGSSDRYFQGNMKQAKKLVPEGIEGRVPFKGKLEDLIYQLCGGLRSGMGYCGTGTIQDLKENGKFVKITGAGLTESHTHDVDITVESPNYTK; the protein is encoded by the coding sequence ATGAATAATTTAAATGGAAAACTAATGATTGAAGGTTATACTTTTGATGATTTATTATTAATACCTCAAAAGTCTTCAGTTGTTCCTTCTGAAGTTAGTCTGGTTACCCAGTTAACTAATACAATAAAGTTAAATATACCGATTGTTAGTGCTGCGATGGATACTGTTACAGAGGCTGAAATGGCTATTTCACTAGCTAGACAAGGTGGAATAGGATTCATTCATAAAAACATGTCCATTGAGGACCAAGCACAACAAGTAAAAAAAGTTAAATTAAGTGAAAATGGAATGATTACATCACCAGTAACGTTAAAAAGAAATCAAACGTTAAAGGATGCAGATTACTTATTAGGGTACTATCGTATATCCGGTTTACCAGTCGTTGAAGATGATGGAACATTGGTTGGTATCCTAACTAATAGAGATTTAAAATATCGTGATGACCTTAGCTTGTCAGTTGAATCTACAATGACAAAACAGGGACTTATTACTGCACCAGTTGGTACTTCTTTAGAAGAAGCGAAAGACATTTTACTTGAAAATAGAATTGAAAAACTTCCTATTGTTGATGAACAATTTAAGTTAAGAGGATTAATCACGATTAAAGATATTGATAAAGCGAAAGTATTTCCTAATGCAGCTAAAGATTCACAAGGGAGATTACTTTGTGGGGCTGCTGTTGGTGTTGCTCCTAATACATTAGAAAGAGTAGCCGCTTTAGTAGAATCAGATATAGATATTATTACAGTTGATTCAGCACATGGTCATTCTGAAGGCGTTATTCAAACTGTAAAAGCGATTAAAGAGAAGTTTCCTCAACTACAGGTGATTGGTGGAAATATCGTCACTAAAGAAGCAGCTTCTGATTTAATTGATGCTGGTGCTGATTGTGTAAAGGTTGGTGTTGGACCGGGTTCTATTTGTACAACACGTATAGTAGCCGGTGTAGGTGTACCACAAATAACTGCAGTTAACGAAGTATATCAAGTGTGTAAAGAGCGTGGTGTGACACTTATCGCCGATGGAGGCATTAAATATAGCGGGGATATTTGTAAAGCAATTGCTGCAGGTTGTGATGTCGTTATGATTGGAAATTTATTAGCGGGAACAGAAGAATCACCAGGTGAAGAAATCATCTATAATGGTCGTCGCTACAAAGTATATCAAGGAATGGGATCTTTATCAGCGATGAAACGTGGTTCTAGTGATCGTTATTTCCAAGGTAATATGAAACAAGCTAAAAAATTAGTTCCAGAAGGAATCGAAGGACGAGTTCCTTTTAAGGGTAAATTAGAAGATCTGATTTATCAATTATGTGGAGGTCTTCGTTCAGGGATGGGATACTGTGGTACAGGAACCATTCAAGATTTAAAAGAAAATGGTAAATTTGTTAAAATCACAGGCGCAGGTTTAACAGAATCACATACTCATGATGTAGATATTACCGTTGAATCTCCTAATTATACGAAATAA
- a CDS encoding alpha-glucosidase, with product MQQKWWHKSVVYQIYPRSFNDTTGNGVGDIKGIIEKLDYLKNLGIDVIWLSPVYQSPMEDNGYDISDYQAIDPLFGTLEDMDLLIAEGKMRDIKIVMDLVVNHTSDKHKWFEESRKSKDNPYRDYYIWRDQPNDLRSVFGGSAWTYDENTNQYYFHNFAKGQPDLNWENPTVQKEIHQMINWWLERGIGGFRMDVIDLIGKEIDKKIIGNGPRLHPLLKSMNQETFGNYDVLMVGETWGANPEIAEMFSDPEREELSMIFQFEHMTIDWGHLGKWTPKELDFNLLKQILSKWQTDLVKGWNSLFWNNHDLPRIVSRWGDDKNFRVESAKMLAIILHMMKGTPYIYQGEEIGMVNVKYDQLSDYNDVEIHGTYKDIVEEQHKLSYDEFMQGVYAMGRDNARTPIQWSDESQAGFTIGTPWLKVNPNYKEINVENTLKDKNSIFYTYNKLIDLRKNSEYSQTIIHGQYELLLENDQNIFAYRRFDENHELLVVANFTGNEVSIQLNNRAQEIILSNYEDSNINPHSLRPYETCVYKIK from the coding sequence ATGCAACAAAAATGGTGGCATAAATCAGTAGTTTATCAAATATATCCTAGAAGTTTTAATGATACAACAGGTAATGGTGTCGGTGATATAAAAGGAATTATTGAAAAGTTAGATTATTTAAAGAATTTAGGGATTGATGTGATATGGTTAAGTCCTGTTTATCAGTCACCTATGGAAGACAATGGATATGATATTTCTGATTATCAAGCGATTGATCCCTTATTTGGTACATTAGAGGATATGGATTTATTAATAGCTGAAGGAAAAATGAGAGATATTAAAATTGTTATGGATTTAGTTGTTAACCATACATCAGATAAGCATAAATGGTTTGAAGAATCAAGAAAAAGCAAAGATAATCCATATAGAGATTATTATATATGGCGTGATCAACCAAATGATTTAAGAAGTGTATTTGGTGGGTCTGCTTGGACTTATGATGAAAATACAAATCAATATTATTTTCATAATTTCGCAAAAGGACAACCAGATTTAAACTGGGAAAATCCTACGGTTCAAAAAGAGATACATCAGATGATAAATTGGTGGTTAGAACGAGGGATTGGTGGCTTTAGAATGGATGTTATCGATTTGATTGGTAAAGAAATCGATAAAAAAATTATTGGTAATGGACCAAGATTACATCCATTATTAAAAAGTATGAATCAAGAAACATTTGGAAATTATGATGTTTTAATGGTAGGTGAAACATGGGGAGCTAATCCAGAAATCGCTGAGATGTTTAGTGACCCTGAAAGAGAAGAATTAAGTATGATTTTTCAATTTGAACATATGACAATTGATTGGGGACATTTAGGGAAATGGACACCAAAAGAATTAGATTTCAACTTATTGAAACAAATTTTATCCAAATGGCAAACAGATTTAGTTAAAGGATGGAATTCACTTTTTTGGAATAATCATGATCTTCCAAGAATTGTTTCTCGTTGGGGAGATGATAAAAATTTTCGAGTAGAAAGTGCTAAGATGTTAGCTATCATACTACATATGATGAAGGGAACCCCATATATATATCAAGGTGAAGAAATTGGAATGGTGAATGTTAAATATGATCAGTTAAGTGATTATAATGATGTTGAAATACATGGGACTTATAAAGATATTGTAGAAGAACAACATAAACTTTCATATGATGAATTTATGCAAGGAGTTTATGCAATGGGGCGTGATAATGCCCGTACGCCAATCCAGTGGTCTGATGAATCTCAAGCTGGATTTACAATAGGGACTCCTTGGTTAAAAGTTAATCCAAATTATAAAGAAATAAATGTAGAAAATACATTAAAGGATAAAAACTCTATCTTCTACACTTATAATAAGTTAATTGATTTACGTAAAAATAGTGAATATAGCCAGACAATTATTCACGGTCAGTATGAGCTTCTATTAGAAAATGATCAAAATATATTTGCCTATAGACGATTTGATGAAAATCATGAATTATTAGTTGTCGCAAACTTTACAGGTAATGAAGTTTCAATCCAACTTAATAATAGAGCACAAGAAATAATCCTATCTAACTACGAAGATTCAAATATAAATCCACATAGCTTAAGACCTTATGAAACATGTGTCTATAAAATTAAATAG
- a CDS encoding FAD-dependent oxidoreductase encodes MSKRILIVGGVAGGASVAARVRRLDEHAEVTMFERGPHVSFSNCALPFFLSRTVKQSDNLVLMSPAQFEKQYNINAKVNSEVVKISPEEHKVVVKDLISGETYEEEYDKLFLSPGANPILPNSIKGINSKHVFPVRNVVDIVHIDNYIKENNVKDVAVIGGGFIGLEIMENLKMSGINVTLIEAVDQVMRPLDKDMVQIIQKEIIDNGVELIVNDPLCNIEEDKVILQSGKEVEAQMVVVAIGVKPEISLAVEAGVELGETGAIKVDANYQTNVKDIYAVGDAIEVYSSLLHKPTRLTLAGPAQRQARGAADHMYGRTVQNKGVIGSSCVKVFELNAANTGLNERDCIKNNIKYDFVYLIPGDRVGILPTANPMHLKLIFEVPTGKILGCQAIGKGNIVKRVDVIATMITMGGTLEDLKELELCYSPMFSTAKDPLNHAALVALNILNGEFKQVKVSKIRKIVENGGFIIDVREPHEWEKGHIKNAVNIPMSMFRQRLDEIPTDRPVYVHCRSAQRSYNVARALGQLGFDNIYNISGSFMGICYNQYFEDVSLERDKIVTEYNFK; translated from the coding sequence ATGTCAAAAAGAATTTTAATTGTTGGAGGCGTTGCTGGTGGGGCTTCAGTTGCTGCGAGAGTCAGAAGACTTGATGAACATGCTGAAGTGACAATGTTTGAAAGAGGACCTCATGTATCTTTTTCTAACTGTGCACTACCTTTTTTTCTAAGTAGAACAGTTAAACAAAGTGATAACTTAGTTTTGATGAGTCCTGCTCAATTTGAAAAGCAATACAATATTAACGCTAAAGTTAATAGTGAAGTTGTCAAAATTTCACCTGAAGAACATAAAGTTGTTGTCAAAGACTTAATATCGGGTGAAACTTATGAAGAGGAATATGATAAGTTATTCCTATCACCAGGTGCAAATCCTATTTTACCTAATTCAATTAAAGGAATTAATTCAAAACATGTATTCCCTGTAAGAAATGTTGTGGATATTGTGCACATCGATAACTATATTAAAGAAAATAACGTTAAAGATGTAGCAGTAATTGGTGGAGGTTTCATAGGCCTTGAAATCATGGAAAACTTAAAAATGTCAGGGATAAATGTAACACTTATTGAAGCTGTTGATCAAGTTATGAGACCGCTTGATAAAGATATGGTTCAAATTATTCAAAAAGAAATCATTGATAACGGTGTTGAATTAATTGTAAATGATCCATTATGTAATATAGAAGAAGACAAAGTCATTCTTCAAAGTGGTAAAGAAGTCGAAGCTCAAATGGTTGTTGTCGCTATTGGAGTTAAACCTGAAATTAGTTTAGCTGTAGAAGCTGGAGTAGAATTAGGTGAAACTGGCGCAATCAAAGTGGATGCGAACTACCAAACAAATGTTAAAGACATCTATGCTGTTGGTGATGCAATTGAAGTATATTCTTCATTACTTCATAAACCTACAAGATTAACTCTTGCAGGCCCTGCACAAAGACAAGCTAGAGGAGCTGCTGATCATATGTATGGTCGTACAGTTCAAAACAAAGGTGTTATTGGTTCAAGTTGTGTAAAAGTATTTGAATTAAATGCAGCTAATACTGGTTTAAATGAGCGTGATTGTATTAAAAACAACATTAAATATGATTTTGTATATTTAATTCCTGGTGATAGAGTTGGTATTCTTCCTACTGCTAATCCTATGCATTTAAAACTCATATTTGAAGTACCTACAGGAAAAATCTTAGGATGTCAAGCAATTGGCAAAGGAAATATCGTTAAAAGAGTTGACGTTATTGCAACTATGATTACCATGGGCGGAACATTAGAAGACTTAAAAGAATTAGAGTTGTGTTATTCTCCAATGTTCTCAACTGCTAAAGATCCACTTAACCATGCAGCTTTAGTTGCTTTAAATATATTAAATGGTGAATTCAAACAAGTTAAAGTATCTAAAATTAGAAAAATTGTTGAGAATGGTGGATTTATTATCGACGTTAGAGAACCTCATGAATGGGAAAAAGGTCACATTAAAAATGCAGTGAATATTCCAATGAGTATGTTTAGACAAAGATTAGATGAAATTCCAACAGATCGCCCTGTTTATGTACATTGTAGATCAGCTCAAAGATCGTATAATGTAGCAAGAGCATTGGGGCAATTAGGATTTGATAATATCTATAACATCTCTGGATCATTCATGGGAATATGTTATAATCAATATTTTGAAGATGTTTCATTAGAAAGGGATAAAATTGTAACAGAATACAATTTTAAATAA
- a CDS encoding YeeE/YedE family protein, whose protein sequence is MRGLSKKQLIEVFVGFALIALVLVLGYLDVFASTTVLVKCLIGMGLGYALTRGDFGFAGLSNRACRKGSTKLIRALMLMFVISSIIVGSFIVSGASPSLWVNPITWGLLCGGILFGIGMAFSSCCATGVLQDFPIGLSRAFITLIFFGIGVFLGFPLMKSDFAQNSLFTSGDTYKGVWFVDWFTWDGANGVIGAILLTVLLAAIVGSLAKWYEKKISKKFPNEEIQVEEKEYTTYQRFLVKKWSMTQTALVISLLFGLLYVVTSKGWGASTVYGNWFGSILVKFGVSAQSLVDFTGRSEASFTTPLFSHAGYMQNIGIIVGAFVGLLLAGNFGKMFKAGLKIKPMEILLFAVGGLLMGFGTRLSLGCNVGALYTPIANFSLAGWLYFFFLFGGGYLGNMIRKAFYKKVDSSKL, encoded by the coding sequence ATGAGAGGATTAAGTAAAAAGCAATTGATTGAGGTATTTGTTGGATTTGCGTTAATTGCGTTAGTGTTAGTTTTAGGTTATTTAGATGTTTTTGCATCTACAACCGTACTTGTTAAATGTTTAATCGGTATGGGATTAGGTTATGCATTAACAAGAGGTGACTTCGGTTTTGCAGGTTTATCAAACAGAGCTTGTAGAAAAGGATCAACAAAATTAATAAGAGCTTTAATGTTAATGTTCGTAATCTCGTCAATAATTGTTGGTTCATTTATAGTAAGTGGAGCAAGCCCAAGCTTGTGGGTTAATCCAATTACTTGGGGATTATTATGTGGTGGTATCTTATTTGGTATCGGTATGGCTTTCTCAAGCTGCTGTGCAACTGGTGTTTTACAAGACTTTCCGATTGGTCTTAGCCGTGCATTTATCACATTAATTTTCTTTGGAATCGGTGTGTTCTTAGGATTCCCATTAATGAAATCTGATTTTGCACAAAACTCTTTATTCACCTCTGGGGATACTTATAAAGGTGTATGGTTCGTTGATTGGTTCACTTGGGATGGAGCTAATGGTGTAATAGGTGCTATTCTTTTAACAGTTTTATTAGCTGCTATAGTTGGTTCTTTAGCAAAATGGTATGAAAAGAAAATTTCTAAAAAATTCCCTAATGAAGAAATCCAAGTAGAAGAAAAAGAATACACAACTTACCAAAGATTCTTAGTTAAAAAATGGTCAATGACTCAAACAGCTCTTGTAATCTCATTATTATTCGGTTTATTATATGTTGTTACAAGTAAAGGATGGGGAGCTTCAACAGTTTATGGTAACTGGTTCGGATCTATTTTAGTTAAATTTGGTGTCAGTGCTCAATCATTAGTTGATTTTACTGGTAGATCAGAAGCATCATTCACTACTCCTTTATTCTCACACGCTGGATATATGCAAAACATTGGTATTATTGTTGGTGCCTTTGTAGGGTTATTATTAGCGGGTAATTTCGGTAAGATGTTCAAAGCTGGTTTAAAAATTAAACCTATGGAAATTTTATTATTTGCTGTTGGTGGTTTATTAATGGGATTTGGTACTAGATTATCTCTAGGATGTAACGTTGGTGCGTTATATACTCCAATCGCTAACTTCTCACTAGCTGGATGGTTATATTTCTTCTTCTTATTTGGTGGAGGTTACTTAGGAAATATGATTAGAAAAGCATTCTACAAAAAAGTAGATTCAAGCAAACTTTAA